A window of the Comamonas sp. Y33R10-2 genome harbors these coding sequences:
- a CDS encoding YhdP family protein, with protein MARWALGLVLSLWLLLAAVWGGLHFWIVPRIGEWRPELESLASRTLGIPVSIGSLSAYRSGLIPSFELHDVALRDPVGDSEALHLRKVVVAVTAHSLMTLGVEQIYVDSPDLTVRRAADGQIFVAGIAIASGPSKGTNSDWIFSQPEIAIRHGKLQWIDEMRDAPPLQLQDVDLVLRNKGWSHSLRLDATPPEAWGQRFTAMGNFKEPLLSVHEGRLERWSGQAYLDFPQVDLSQLSQYLEAQDWKLQQGKGSVRAWVDLSHGQPVGAVADVAVQQLQLQWKDKPEPLALQALQGRLRAKDQNGYEFSVQGLKFTADDGLHWPKGDFSLRYTPAGAPEQGILGEHGDVKADGIDLAIAAQMLQRLPLPEGLQAQIKALEPAGQLSDLKLSWRGALQQPSQYKASARFEQLALHSQQSPQGPDHLGAPGFKGLSGKFTLDQDQGEATLAKAPDSGQAMMSFPGVFEDPDVPFNQLESTVRWEVKRNSKPNGKENDKAQGPSIKVQVLKLRFANEDAAGQAQATWQTGAGTKEQPRFPGLLDLKGELSRGKGERVYRYLPKELGSDALRYVREAVASGQTNAVTFRVKGELEQFPFDKAPEGDFHINAQVHDVNYHFVPDYLLNPGEKPWPPLTKLSGELVFDRNSMQVRKAKGFLGHTPVVVDEAQAGVADWHKTEVEVNAKAHGALADMLNVVQASALSPLTAHVLDSSRATGNAKLNLKLHLPIMHLERSMVRGDVTLAGNSLQLMPDVPLLTQARGNVMFSETGFQLQGVQAKALGGDVRIDGGMKPVADANTPAVQMRVEGVATAQGLRDAKEMSELSALAQHLQGQARYGVQIKVLHSEPEISVQSDLQGMAVQLPAPLGKSAESALPLRVSRTVAPVAKPLTDQLSVQWGNSAAALLERDISGEQRRITRGSLEVQESGKAEVRLPPSGIRANVQLPVLDLDAWGHLLPEDKEPAVGAAANTTEEVWRQFLPQQLTLKAQEVKHHGRSLHDVSLQLSQVNKVWINQIQARELAGRVEYREPSAQEPGGTIIAKLSRMTIPDGPDEEPDAPVTQQSVVRELPSLQISVEDFQLGKRSLGSLDVVARNHLIAAAPGLREWQLSRFNITTPEAVLTAQGSWSMRSSDKKHPGQTQMQFQLNLRDVGKLLNRFDMPGVVANGQGDLKGDVSWTGSPVTPLFKTMSGALHLEVQKGQFLKAEPGLAKLLGVLSLQALPRRLTLDFRDVFRDGFSFDFMRGDVTIQRGIAKTNNMQMKGVNAAVLMEGSADIDKETQDLHVVVVPEINALSASLVATAINPVVGLSSFLAQMILRGPLIAAATKEFHVHGSWEDPQVTELPRRSGAKPGAASEPAGGEAIKKPAPANP; from the coding sequence ATGGCACGGTGGGCTTTAGGGCTGGTCCTGAGCCTATGGCTCCTACTAGCCGCCGTGTGGGGAGGGCTTCATTTCTGGATTGTGCCGCGAATCGGCGAGTGGCGTCCCGAGCTTGAATCCCTGGCCTCTCGCACGCTTGGAATACCGGTTTCTATCGGCTCTTTGTCCGCTTATCGCTCTGGCTTGATTCCCTCTTTTGAGCTGCATGATGTGGCGCTGCGTGATCCTGTGGGTGATAGTGAGGCCTTGCATTTGCGCAAGGTGGTCGTGGCAGTAACAGCCCACTCACTAATGACCCTTGGCGTTGAGCAGATTTATGTGGATAGCCCGGATCTCACGGTGCGCCGGGCTGCGGATGGGCAGATTTTTGTGGCGGGCATTGCCATTGCCTCAGGCCCCAGCAAGGGCACGAACTCTGACTGGATTTTTTCCCAACCTGAAATTGCGATTCGCCACGGCAAGCTGCAGTGGATCGATGAAATGCGCGATGCGCCGCCATTACAACTGCAGGATGTGGACTTGGTGCTGCGCAACAAAGGCTGGAGCCATTCGCTGCGCCTTGATGCAACGCCGCCTGAGGCTTGGGGCCAGCGCTTTACCGCCATGGGCAACTTTAAAGAGCCGCTGCTGTCGGTGCATGAAGGTCGACTCGAGCGCTGGAGCGGTCAGGCTTATCTGGACTTTCCGCAGGTCGATTTGTCGCAGCTGAGCCAGTATTTAGAGGCGCAAGACTGGAAGCTGCAACAGGGCAAAGGCTCGGTGCGCGCATGGGTCGATTTAAGCCATGGCCAGCCTGTGGGCGCGGTGGCCGATGTTGCGGTGCAGCAGCTGCAACTGCAGTGGAAAGACAAGCCCGAGCCTCTTGCGCTGCAGGCTTTGCAAGGGCGGCTGCGCGCTAAAGATCAGAACGGCTATGAGTTTTCAGTTCAGGGCCTGAAGTTCACGGCAGATGATGGTTTGCACTGGCCCAAGGGCGACTTCAGCCTGCGCTATACGCCTGCCGGGGCGCCAGAGCAAGGCATTTTGGGTGAGCATGGCGATGTCAAAGCCGATGGCATTGACTTGGCCATTGCTGCGCAAATGTTGCAGCGCTTGCCGCTGCCAGAAGGGCTGCAAGCTCAGATTAAGGCACTAGAGCCAGCAGGGCAGCTGAGTGATCTCAAACTCTCATGGCGCGGTGCTTTACAGCAGCCATCTCAGTACAAGGCTTCTGCTCGCTTCGAACAACTGGCTTTGCACTCTCAGCAGTCGCCACAAGGGCCTGATCATTTAGGCGCTCCCGGCTTCAAGGGGCTGAGCGGCAAATTCACGCTCGACCAAGACCAAGGCGAGGCCACCTTGGCTAAAGCGCCAGACTCTGGCCAAGCCATGATGAGTTTTCCCGGTGTGTTTGAAGACCCCGATGTGCCATTTAACCAGCTTGAAAGCACGGTGCGCTGGGAGGTCAAGCGCAATAGCAAGCCCAATGGCAAGGAAAACGACAAGGCTCAAGGCCCGTCGATCAAGGTGCAAGTGCTCAAGCTGCGTTTTGCCAATGAGGATGCTGCAGGCCAGGCACAGGCAACTTGGCAGACCGGCGCTGGCACCAAGGAGCAGCCGCGTTTTCCGGGCTTGCTGGATTTGAAGGGGGAGCTGAGCCGCGGCAAGGGCGAGCGTGTCTATCGCTATTTGCCCAAAGAGCTGGGCAGCGATGCGCTGCGCTATGTGCGTGAGGCAGTGGCTTCGGGGCAGACCAACGCGGTGACTTTCCGCGTAAAGGGTGAGCTCGAGCAGTTCCCGTTTGACAAAGCGCCCGAAGGCGACTTCCACATCAACGCCCAAGTGCATGATGTGAATTACCACTTCGTGCCCGACTACCTACTAAACCCCGGTGAGAAACCGTGGCCGCCGCTCACCAAGCTCTCGGGCGAGCTGGTGTTTGATCGCAACTCCATGCAGGTGCGCAAGGCCAAAGGCTTTTTGGGTCATACCCCTGTCGTGGTGGACGAGGCACAGGCCGGTGTGGCCGATTGGCACAAGACCGAAGTCGAGGTCAATGCCAAGGCCCATGGGGCGCTGGCCGATATGCTCAATGTGGTGCAAGCCTCGGCGCTATCTCCACTCACTGCTCATGTTTTAGATAGCAGCCGCGCCACAGGTAATGCCAAGCTCAACCTGAAACTGCATTTGCCCATCATGCATTTGGAGCGCAGCATGGTGCGCGGCGATGTCACGCTGGCGGGCAATTCACTGCAATTGATGCCCGATGTACCGCTGCTGACGCAGGCGCGTGGCAATGTGATGTTTTCAGAGACCGGTTTTCAGCTCCAAGGCGTGCAGGCCAAGGCTTTGGGCGGTGATGTGCGCATTGATGGCGGCATGAAACCTGTAGCTGACGCCAATACGCCTGCAGTGCAGATGCGCGTGGAAGGCGTGGCCACAGCGCAGGGCCTGCGCGATGCCAAGGAAATGAGCGAGCTATCGGCTTTAGCCCAGCACCTGCAGGGCCAAGCGCGGTATGGAGTGCAAATCAAAGTGCTACACAGCGAGCCTGAGATCAGCGTGCAGTCTGATTTGCAGGGTATGGCCGTGCAACTGCCTGCGCCCTTGGGTAAATCGGCTGAAAGTGCCCTGCCCTTGCGTGTGAGCCGCACCGTGGCGCCAGTGGCCAAGCCGCTGACCGATCAGCTCAGCGTGCAGTGGGGCAACTCTGCAGCGGCCTTGCTAGAGCGCGATATCAGTGGCGAGCAGCGCCGCATCACGCGAGGCAGCTTGGAAGTGCAGGAGTCTGGCAAAGCGGAGGTACGGCTGCCACCCTCTGGCATACGCGCCAATGTGCAGCTGCCGGTACTTGATTTGGATGCGTGGGGCCACTTGCTGCCTGAGGATAAGGAGCCTGCAGTGGGCGCAGCAGCGAATACGACTGAAGAGGTTTGGCGCCAGTTTTTGCCGCAGCAGCTGACGCTCAAGGCGCAAGAGGTCAAGCACCATGGCCGGTCGCTGCACGATGTATCGCTGCAGCTCAGTCAGGTCAACAAGGTCTGGATCAATCAGATTCAGGCGCGTGAGTTGGCGGGTCGCGTGGAGTACCGCGAGCCGTCCGCGCAGGAGCCGGGTGGCACGATCATCGCCAAGCTCTCGCGCATGACGATTCCTGATGGCCCTGATGAAGAGCCAGATGCGCCAGTCACGCAGCAAAGTGTCGTGCGTGAATTGCCTTCTTTACAGATCAGCGTAGAGGATTTTCAGCTGGGCAAGCGCTCGCTGGGCAGTCTGGATGTGGTGGCGCGCAACCACTTAATCGCTGCAGCGCCGGGCTTGCGTGAGTGGCAGCTGTCCCGCTTTAACATCACCACGCCAGAGGCTGTGCTCACGGCACAAGGCTCGTGGAGCATGCGCAGCAGCGATAAAAAGCACCCCGGTCAGACGCAGATGCAGTTTCAGCTCAATCTGCGCGATGTAGGCAAGCTGCTCAATCGCTTTGACATGCCGGGCGTGGTGGCCAACGGACAGGGTGATTTGAAGGGCGATGTGAGCTGGACGGGATCACCCGTGACGCCACTATTCAAGACCATGTCTGGCGCTTTGCACCTAGAGGTACAAAAGGGACAGTTTTTGAAGGCAGAACCGGGGCTGGCCAAGCTGCTGGGGGTGCTGAGCCTGCAAGCCCTGCCTAGGCGCTTGACGCTGGATTTTCGCGATGTGTTTCGCGATGGTTTCTCGTTTGACTTTATGCGTGGCGACGTCACCATTCAGCGCGGCATTGCCAAGACCAATAATATGCAAATGAAGGGCGTGAACGCTGCGGTGTTGATGGAAGGCTCAGCCGATATCGACAAGGAAACGCAGGACTTGCATGTGGTGGTCGTGCCAGAGATCAATGCCTTGTCTGCATCGCTAGTCGCCACCGCAATCAACCCTGTCGTGGGGCTGAGCAGCTTTTTGGCGCAGATGATTTTGCGTGGGCCGTTGATTGCTGCGGCCACCAAGGAGTTTCACGTTCACGGCAGCTGGGAAGACCCGCAGGTCACAGAGCTGCCGCGCCGCAGCGGCGCCAAGCCCGGCGCGGCCTCTGAGCCTGCTGGCGGTGAAGCCATCAAAAAACCCGCCCCCGCTAACCCCTAG
- the purB gene encoding adenylosuccinate lyase, producing MNLSSLTAISPLDGRYAAKLSALRPIMSEYGYMHRRVQVEVTWFIALSDAGFAEFPALSAQSRDYLHALVANFSEADADAIKAIEKTTNHDVKAVEYWIKAQFDGHAELQKSAEFVHFACTSEDINNTSHALQIRVGRDTVLLPAVEGIIAKLRDMAHLYAEVPMLSRTHGQTASPTTVGKELANVVVRLQKAAANIAGVKILGKMNGAVGNYNAHLSAWPEFDWETFSQNVVEAAEPKGLGINFQPYSIQIEPHDYMAELFDAMARTNTILIDLSRDIWGYVSLGFFKQRLKAGEIGSSTMPHKVNPIDFENCEGNLGMANAMLKHLAEKLPVSRWQRDLTDSTVLRNIGVAFGYTTLAYASLMTGLNKLELNEERLQDDLNNAWEVLAEPIQTVMRRYGVQGAYEKLKEVTRGKTVLAEDLHGLINGLEIPQADKDRLLAMTPASYIGKAAELAKRV from the coding sequence ATGAACCTGTCCTCCCTCACCGCCATTTCTCCGCTGGACGGCCGCTACGCCGCCAAGCTGTCTGCCCTGCGTCCCATCATGAGCGAATACGGCTATATGCACCGCCGTGTTCAGGTGGAGGTGACTTGGTTCATCGCCCTGTCGGATGCCGGCTTTGCCGAATTTCCCGCCCTGTCCGCGCAATCGCGCGACTATCTGCACGCTTTGGTTGCCAACTTCTCCGAAGCGGATGCCGACGCCATCAAGGCCATCGAAAAGACAACCAACCACGACGTGAAGGCCGTGGAGTACTGGATCAAGGCCCAGTTTGACGGCCATGCAGAACTGCAAAAATCCGCCGAGTTTGTGCACTTTGCCTGCACCAGCGAAGACATCAACAACACCAGCCACGCCCTGCAAATTCGCGTCGGTCGCGACACCGTGCTGCTGCCCGCCGTAGAAGGCATCATCGCCAAGCTGCGCGATATGGCTCACTTGTACGCTGAAGTGCCTATGCTCAGCCGCACCCACGGCCAGACCGCCTCCCCCACCACCGTGGGCAAGGAACTGGCCAACGTGGTCGTGCGTCTGCAAAAGGCTGCCGCCAACATCGCTGGCGTGAAGATTTTGGGCAAGATGAACGGCGCCGTGGGTAACTACAATGCCCACCTGTCGGCCTGGCCCGAGTTTGACTGGGAAACCTTCAGCCAAAACGTGGTGGAAGCCGCTGAGCCCAAGGGCCTGGGCATCAACTTCCAGCCTTACTCCATCCAGATCGAGCCGCACGACTACATGGCCGAGCTGTTTGACGCTATGGCCCGCACCAACACCATCTTGATCGACCTGTCGCGCGACATCTGGGGCTATGTGTCTTTGGGCTTCTTCAAGCAGCGCCTGAAGGCTGGCGAAATCGGCTCGTCCACCATGCCGCACAAGGTCAACCCTATCGACTTTGAGAACTGCGAAGGCAATCTGGGTATGGCCAACGCCATGCTCAAGCATCTGGCAGAAAAGCTGCCCGTCTCGCGCTGGCAGCGTGACTTGACCGACTCCACCGTGCTGCGCAACATCGGCGTGGCCTTTGGTTACACCACGCTGGCCTACGCCTCGCTGATGACCGGCTTGAACAAGCTGGAGCTCAATGAAGAGCGTTTGCAAGACGACCTGAACAACGCTTGGGAAGTGCTGGCCGAGCCTATCCAGACCGTGATGCGCCGCTATGGCGTGCAAGGTGCTTACGAAAAGCTCAAGGAAGTGACCCGCGGCAAGACGGTGTTGGCCGAAGACCTGCACGGTCTGATCAATGGTCTGGAAATTCCTCAGGCTGACAAAGACCGCCTGCTGGCGATGACGCCTGCTTCGTACATCGGCAAGGCTGCCGAACTCGCCAAGCGCGTTTAA
- a CDS encoding YaeQ family protein produces the protein MAIKSTIFKVNLSIADIDHGYYADHNMTLARHPSETDDRMMVRLVALALNAWKLQDLCNGDGTLGFGIGLSDPDDPDVHITDYTGQKRLWIEVGQPDEKPITKACNKSDHMLVYPFNHAAHIWWKGLEGKLARQSKLEIHYIDSEIAQQLGSLAERSMQLQATIQEGQLTLSSNLGTVFVEPTRWK, from the coding sequence ATGGCCATCAAGTCCACCATTTTCAAAGTCAATCTGTCGATTGCCGACATTGACCACGGCTACTACGCAGACCACAACATGACGCTGGCCCGCCACCCCAGCGAGACCGACGACCGCATGATGGTCCGTCTGGTCGCTCTGGCGCTCAACGCTTGGAAGCTGCAAGACCTGTGCAACGGCGACGGCACGCTGGGCTTTGGCATTGGCCTGTCTGACCCGGACGATCCGGATGTGCACATCACCGACTACACCGGCCAAAAACGCCTGTGGATCGAAGTCGGCCAGCCCGACGAAAAGCCCATCACCAAGGCCTGCAACAAGTCTGACCACATGCTGGTCTATCCGTTTAACCACGCCGCTCACATTTGGTGGAAAGGCTTGGAAGGCAAACTGGCCCGCCAGAGCAAGCTCGAGATTCACTACATCGACTCCGAAATCGCCCAGCAACTGGGCTCTCTGGCCGAGCGCAGCATGCAGCTGCAAGCCACGATTCAGGAAGGCCAGCTAACGCTGTCGAGCAATCTGGGCACGGTGTTCGTCGAGCCTACGCGCTGGAAATAA
- a CDS encoding carbon-nitrogen hydrolase family protein — protein MKIAALQMVSGLNVPANLAQARSLMQQAAGLGAELVVLPEYFCAMGAKDTDKLAYREAFGAGPIQDFMAQAAKELQLWVVAGTLPLQADDDQHVLNTSLVYAPSGECVARYDKIHLFQFDNGREHYTEAAAVQAGTQPVVCDIQAKNGETWRLGLSVCYDLRFPELYRALSAQGADLLLVPSAFTYTTGQAHWEVLLRARAIENLAYVLAPGQGGVHENGRRTWGHSLLIDPWGEVQVLQASGSGVVLGEIRRDRLQQLRQQLPALTHRVL, from the coding sequence ATGAAGATTGCCGCCTTGCAAATGGTTTCTGGCTTGAATGTGCCTGCCAACTTGGCGCAAGCCCGTAGCCTGATGCAGCAGGCCGCAGGGCTGGGTGCTGAGTTGGTGGTTTTGCCCGAATATTTTTGCGCCATGGGCGCCAAAGACACCGACAAACTGGCCTACCGCGAAGCGTTTGGCGCGGGGCCCATTCAAGACTTTATGGCGCAGGCAGCCAAAGAGCTGCAGTTATGGGTGGTGGCCGGCACTTTGCCGCTGCAGGCGGATGACGATCAGCATGTGCTCAACACCAGCTTGGTTTATGCGCCCAGCGGCGAGTGCGTAGCGCGCTACGACAAGATTCATCTGTTCCAGTTTGATAACGGCCGCGAGCATTACACAGAGGCGGCTGCGGTGCAGGCTGGAACGCAGCCTGTGGTCTGCGATATACAGGCCAAAAATGGCGAAACTTGGCGTCTGGGCTTGAGTGTTTGCTATGACCTTCGCTTTCCCGAGCTGTACCGGGCGCTAAGCGCACAAGGCGCTGATTTATTGCTGGTGCCCAGTGCCTTTACCTACACCACAGGCCAAGCGCACTGGGAGGTGCTGCTGCGCGCCCGAGCGATTGAAAATTTGGCCTATGTGCTGGCGCCGGGCCAAGGCGGTGTGCATGAAAACGGCCGCCGCACTTGGGGCCACAGCCTGCTCATTGACCCCTGGGGCGAGGTGCAGGTACTGCAGGCCAGTGGCTCTGGCGTGGTGCTCGGTGAGATCCGTCGCGATCGCTTGCAGCAATTGAGGCAACAATTACCGGCTTTGACCCATCGCGTGCTGTGA
- the glnE gene encoding bifunctional [glutamate--ammonia ligase]-adenylyl-L-tyrosine phosphorylase/[glutamate--ammonia-ligase] adenylyltransferase: MADNALNVSSPAQYSRFVQRLHRRYENWFDALPPGAPDRALMEQALTTLQSRGLDLSAALRVLRQLVMDRIIALDCEQSAPLSIVTRAVTELAEIALDRACTQVRADLDTRYGAPQGPAGQPVQFWIIGMGKLGARELNVSSDIDLIYVYEHDGETAGQIDGRGVISNHEYFGRAVKGIYALVGDTTEHGFVFRVDLALRPNGNSGAPAVSLASLEEYLQIHGREWERFAWLKSRVVAPLCDTKTPNVQALRNVVLPFVFRRYLDYAVFDSLRILHRQIRDHATKRSAGHPERANDVKLSRGGIREIEFIVQLLQVVRGGQFPELRCRPTLEALQRLVRANLMSADIADALSRAYTFLRQVEHRIQYLDDQQTHVLPTRDDDLGWIASTLGFADVSRFLHQLDEYRELVAQEFDTLLGGDAQQCNTGNCNTSKTAASGTTPRDLEELIELLPPALAGQVTDWRNNTRINGLRDEARARLFRLVERTAQWVESGQASVEAGKRFLQWLEPLLRRESYLALLLERPAVHDRLLHLLGAARWPARYLQQHPGVIDELASDAILKERFVAADFERELGMRLAALHSTGEDDDETLLNLLRRAHHAEVFRTLARDIEGRITVEQVADDMSALADSVLRITAQWCWARLKNRHRDTPRFGIVGYGKLGGKELGYGSDLDIVFVFDDDDDRAAEVYAAYVRKLINWLTVKTGEGDLFEIDTALRPNGNSGLLVSSFESYANYQQQRGSNTAWTWEHQAMTRARFVLGSRDFPSSAGESVTDLHLHQRFDDVRQAVITAPRDAAALRSEIETMRERVRSAHTVRGGLFDVKHSPGGMVDAEFAVQYLVLSQSGAHPELIANVGNIALLQRAEDAGLLPKGVGYEAAKAYRELRRLQHVARLDEQSGQLEPEQVKVQREAVLKLWNFVFHSSAKAQVM; encoded by the coding sequence ATGGCAGATAACGCCCTCAATGTTTCTTCTCCGGCCCAGTACTCGCGCTTTGTCCAGCGCTTGCACCGCCGTTACGAAAACTGGTTTGATGCCTTACCGCCAGGAGCCCCCGACCGAGCACTGATGGAGCAAGCGCTGACCACACTGCAGTCGCGCGGGCTCGATCTTTCCGCCGCCCTGCGCGTGCTGCGCCAGTTGGTGATGGATCGCATCATCGCTTTGGATTGCGAGCAAAGCGCTCCTCTTTCTATAGTGACGCGTGCAGTCACTGAGCTCGCTGAGATCGCTTTAGACCGTGCATGCACACAGGTGCGCGCTGATTTAGATACCCGCTATGGCGCACCGCAAGGTCCTGCAGGTCAGCCCGTGCAGTTCTGGATCATCGGCATGGGCAAGCTGGGCGCTCGCGAGCTCAATGTCTCCAGCGACATCGACCTGATCTATGTCTACGAGCATGACGGCGAAACCGCAGGCCAGATCGATGGCCGGGGCGTGATCTCCAACCACGAGTATTTTGGCCGCGCCGTCAAAGGCATCTACGCCTTGGTGGGTGATACCACCGAGCATGGCTTTGTCTTCCGTGTCGACCTAGCCCTGAGGCCCAACGGCAACTCGGGCGCGCCCGCTGTTTCGCTGGCCTCGCTAGAGGAATACCTGCAAATTCATGGCCGCGAATGGGAGCGCTTTGCTTGGCTCAAAAGCCGCGTTGTTGCACCGCTTTGCGACACCAAAACGCCCAATGTGCAGGCTCTGCGCAACGTGGTTTTGCCCTTTGTCTTTCGCCGCTATCTGGACTACGCAGTGTTTGATTCGCTGCGCATTTTGCACCGCCAAATTCGTGACCACGCGACCAAACGCAGTGCTGGCCACCCTGAGCGCGCCAACGACGTCAAGCTGTCACGCGGCGGCATCCGTGAGATTGAATTCATCGTGCAACTGCTGCAAGTTGTGCGCGGAGGCCAGTTCCCCGAGCTACGCTGCCGCCCCACGCTAGAAGCCTTGCAGCGCTTGGTGCGCGCCAACTTGATGAGCGCTGATATTGCCGATGCTTTAAGCCGTGCCTACACTTTTTTGCGCCAAGTAGAGCACCGCATTCAGTACTTGGATGATCAGCAAACCCATGTGCTGCCCACCCGCGACGACGATCTAGGCTGGATTGCCAGCACTTTGGGCTTTGCCGATGTATCTCGATTTTTGCACCAACTAGACGAGTACCGCGAGCTGGTTGCCCAAGAGTTCGACACCTTGCTCGGCGGTGACGCCCAGCAGTGCAACACGGGTAACTGCAATACGTCCAAAACAGCTGCCAGCGGCACTACGCCCCGAGACCTTGAGGAGCTGATTGAGCTTTTGCCACCGGCGCTGGCCGGACAAGTTACCGACTGGCGCAACAACACCCGCATCAACGGCCTGCGCGACGAAGCCCGGGCACGTCTGTTCAGACTGGTAGAGCGCACAGCGCAGTGGGTGGAAAGCGGCCAAGCCAGCGTAGAAGCCGGCAAGCGCTTTTTGCAATGGCTGGAGCCTTTGCTGCGCCGCGAAAGCTACCTCGCTTTATTGCTGGAACGCCCGGCAGTCCACGACAGGTTGCTACACCTTTTGGGGGCGGCACGCTGGCCTGCGCGATACCTCCAGCAGCACCCCGGCGTCATTGATGAGCTGGCCAGCGATGCCATTTTGAAAGAGCGCTTTGTTGCAGCCGACTTTGAGCGTGAGCTGGGCATGCGCCTTGCCGCGCTGCACTCCACAGGCGAAGACGATGACGAAACCCTGCTCAACTTGCTGCGCCGCGCCCACCATGCCGAAGTCTTTCGCACCTTGGCGCGCGATATTGAAGGCCGCATTACCGTAGAGCAAGTCGCTGACGACATGAGCGCCTTGGCTGACAGCGTGCTGCGCATCACCGCTCAGTGGTGCTGGGCACGCCTCAAAAACCGCCACCGCGATACGCCACGTTTTGGCATCGTCGGCTACGGCAAACTGGGCGGCAAAGAACTAGGCTACGGCAGCGATCTGGACATCGTCTTTGTGTTCGACGATGACGATGACCGCGCCGCCGAGGTCTATGCCGCCTATGTGCGCAAGCTCATCAACTGGCTGACTGTGAAAACAGGCGAGGGCGACCTATTTGAGATTGACACGGCCTTGCGCCCCAACGGCAACTCGGGCCTGCTGGTCAGCAGCTTCGAGTCCTATGCCAACTACCAGCAGCAGCGCGGCAGCAATACGGCGTGGACTTGGGAGCATCAGGCCATGACCCGCGCCCGCTTTGTGCTGGGCAGCCGAGATTTTCCCTCTTCCGCAGGCGAGTCCGTTACCGATCTGCACCTGCACCAGCGCTTTGACGATGTGCGTCAGGCGGTCATCACTGCGCCACGTGATGCAGCGGCCCTGCGCAGCGAAATTGAAACCATGCGCGAACGCGTGCGCAGCGCCCACACGGTGCGCGGCGGCCTGTTTGACGTTAAGCACAGCCCCGGCGGCATGGTCGATGCAGAGTTTGCTGTGCAGTACTTGGTGCTGTCCCAGTCTGGCGCTCACCCTGAGTTGATTGCCAACGTTGGCAACATCGCCCTGCTGCAACGCGCGGAAGACGCGGGTCTGCTGCCCAAAGGCGTGGGTTATGAAGCTGCCAAAGCCTATCGCGAGCTGCGCCGCCTGCAGCATGTGGCGAGGCTCGATGAGCAATCTGGCCAATTGGAGCCTGAGCAGGTCAAGGTCCAGCGCGAAGCGGTGCTCAAGCTTTGGAATTTCGTCTTTCACAGCTCTGCGAAGGCGCAAGTTATGTAG
- a CDS encoding glutathione S-transferase C-terminal domain-containing protein, whose protein sequence is MKLIGSTTSPYVRKVRVVLAEKKLDYQFIEENPWEADLSPGTGNPLGKVPRLVMEGTEAMFDSRVIVEYLDTLSPVGKLIPGTGRERAEVKTWEALADGLLDAAISVRLEATWSGRTQEQRSQAWMDRQMGKVNAALKVMSHGLAEKPFCCGGIHLTLADVSVCCALAWLDFRFPELDWRADHPNLNTLLTKLAARPSFVNTVPH, encoded by the coding sequence ATGAAACTAATAGGCTCCACCACCAGCCCCTATGTGCGCAAAGTTCGCGTGGTGCTGGCTGAAAAGAAGCTGGACTATCAATTTATTGAAGAGAACCCGTGGGAGGCGGATCTCTCACCCGGTACCGGCAACCCTCTGGGCAAAGTGCCGCGCTTGGTGATGGAGGGCACGGAGGCGATGTTCGACTCCCGCGTCATCGTCGAATATCTGGACACACTCTCGCCCGTGGGCAAACTCATCCCCGGCACAGGCCGTGAGCGTGCCGAAGTCAAAACTTGGGAAGCGCTGGCTGATGGTTTGTTGGATGCAGCCATTTCTGTGCGCTTAGAAGCGACTTGGAGCGGTCGAACACAAGAGCAGCGCAGCCAAGCATGGATGGATCGCCAAATGGGCAAGGTCAATGCCGCGCTGAAGGTGATGTCGCATGGCTTGGCAGAAAAGCCGTTTTGCTGCGGCGGCATTCACCTGACGCTGGCCGATGTCAGCGTCTGCTGTGCTCTGGCCTGGCTGGATTTCCGCTTTCCCGAGCTGGACTGGCGTGCCGATCATCCGAATCTGAACACTTTGCTGACCAAGCTGGCAGCGCGCCCCAGCTTTGTGAATACGGTGCCGCATTAA